A single window of Lentisphaera araneosa HTCC2155 DNA harbors:
- a CDS encoding exopolyphosphatase, whose translation MKKNKSLSAVIDLGSSGIRLLIAEKRATKWKALETLERKTTLGRDVFITEEISEESFQQVIEILRLFREYIESWGIAASRTRCIATSAVREAHNRDMFIERVELQTGFAFKVLEAMEANLLTYRSVDHALRGHLRIKRSNALIVETSGGGTNVLMLNKGLMVGAHSLNLGSIRFEKELKSGLGTSDYLQKLLDQKTLVATRQFEMEFPLKRVRYFVALGSDIRRVAGQIGEKNKGYYLIEKEAFVQLLEKISGMESVEVASEYGVPFSESGAFFATLQIYGAFFKQCSAMNLIVPKVSIREGVLQSTKRTSTLASLEDEIAGACYSLAAKFGVDKKHSDNVAFNALKIFDALAKIGNFDKDHKIYLRSAAVLMDIGLFLHHRHSQRHGLYLIRNSEIFGLNELDRIIVGLIVRYHGKTRPKHTHSEFSSLRRDDRLTVFKLSAILRVARALDIRLVQRLKVESVQQDANRLQLNMNIANISPLEVGSLQDASEIFQDVFGLKIEFAERS comes from the coding sequence ATGAAGAAAAATAAAAGTCTTTCAGCAGTAATAGATTTAGGGTCTAGTGGAATTCGCTTACTCATTGCCGAGAAGCGTGCGACAAAATGGAAAGCACTAGAAACCTTGGAACGAAAAACGACTCTTGGTCGAGACGTTTTTATCACAGAAGAGATCTCTGAAGAATCTTTTCAGCAAGTTATAGAGATTTTGCGTTTATTTAGAGAATACATTGAGTCCTGGGGCATAGCAGCCTCGCGAACTCGTTGCATTGCGACTTCCGCAGTGCGAGAAGCGCATAATCGCGATATGTTTATTGAACGAGTTGAACTGCAAACGGGTTTTGCTTTCAAAGTTCTCGAAGCAATGGAAGCTAATTTACTCACTTACCGTTCAGTGGATCATGCCTTGCGAGGGCACTTACGTATTAAGCGTTCGAATGCGTTGATTGTGGAAACGTCTGGCGGTGGTACAAATGTACTGATGTTAAATAAAGGGCTCATGGTAGGGGCACATTCCCTTAACTTAGGTTCTATTCGTTTTGAAAAAGAATTAAAATCTGGCTTGGGAACAAGTGATTACTTACAAAAGCTTTTGGACCAAAAAACTTTAGTGGCGACTCGCCAGTTCGAAATGGAGTTTCCCCTAAAAAGAGTGAGGTACTTTGTAGCTCTAGGCAGTGATATTCGCCGAGTTGCAGGACAAATTGGTGAAAAAAACAAGGGCTATTACCTCATAGAAAAAGAAGCTTTTGTTCAGCTCTTAGAAAAAATTTCAGGTATGGAGAGTGTGGAAGTTGCCAGTGAATATGGAGTGCCATTTTCTGAATCAGGCGCTTTCTTTGCTACTTTACAGATTTACGGGGCCTTCTTTAAACAGTGTAGTGCGATGAATCTAATTGTTCCTAAAGTGAGTATTCGCGAAGGTGTGTTACAGTCCACTAAGCGAACGTCAACTCTAGCAAGTTTAGAAGATGAAATTGCGGGTGCTTGTTATTCCCTAGCAGCTAAATTTGGCGTCGATAAAAAGCATTCTGATAATGTGGCTTTTAATGCTTTGAAAATTTTTGATGCCTTGGCAAAAATTGGTAATTTTGATAAAGACCATAAAATTTATCTAAGATCAGCTGCCGTCTTAATGGATATTGGTTTATTCCTGCACCATCGACATAGTCAGCGCCATGGTTTGTACTTGATACGCAATTCAGAAATTTTTGGCTTAAATGAGCTCGACCGCATTATAGTTGGCTTGATTGTTCGTTATCATGGGAAAACGAGGCCCAAACATACTCATAGCGAGTTTTCTTCATTGAGGAGAGATGATCGCCTCACAGTCTTTAAACTTTCGGCAATTTTGCGAGTGGCGCGAGCGCTTGATATACGTTTAGTGCAAAGACTCAAAGTTGAGAGTGTTCAGCAAGATGCCAACCGTTTACAATTAAATATGAATATCGCGAACATTAGTCCCTTAGAAGTGGGCAGTTTACAAGATGCCTCAGAAATTTTTCAAGATGTCTTTGGCCTAAAAATCGAATTCGCAGAAAGGAGTTAG
- a CDS encoding polyprenyl synthetase family protein, protein MQSDTLKSLSQITGKYATSLEECNELIQDTLKSSAPQTSDLAITLKKSRGKQLRPLLVFTILGQQTSANKLAAVCESIHCASLVHDDIIDDCRLRRNLPTMNSIHDNSIALLLGDLMFTSIFTLSSCLPSWVTSESAQTIKTLIEGELLQQTYKCDIAVTKDQYLDVLQKKTGALLSFCTKAASRLADKNPDDVQLAGEYANTFGLIFQIADDWADFVKAGTEDNKDRGADIGNGFVTLPWILMLEHAPKELHEQLLELITSKQRCGMNHPLVKEIYALIQLDEKMQVEINSLEHQARQALESMSSAMPIDELEIYLNTALKTFKR, encoded by the coding sequence ATGCAATCAGATACACTAAAAAGCTTAAGTCAAATCACAGGAAAATATGCAACTTCCTTAGAAGAATGCAATGAGCTAATACAAGACACTCTAAAATCGAGTGCCCCCCAAACCAGTGACTTAGCTATAACTTTAAAAAAATCTCGTGGCAAACAACTTCGGCCCTTACTCGTTTTCACAATCTTAGGCCAACAAACTAGTGCAAATAAACTAGCTGCAGTTTGCGAAAGCATTCATTGTGCTAGCTTGGTTCACGACGACATTATTGACGATTGCAGATTGCGTCGCAATTTACCGACAATGAACTCAATCCATGATAACTCCATTGCACTCCTTCTTGGCGATTTGATGTTCACCTCTATATTTACTCTATCTTCTTGCCTCCCCTCTTGGGTTACTTCTGAATCAGCTCAAACTATAAAAACTTTGATCGAAGGGGAACTGCTTCAACAGACCTACAAATGCGATATCGCAGTAACTAAAGATCAATATCTCGATGTTTTACAAAAAAAAACAGGCGCACTTTTAAGTTTCTGTACAAAAGCCGCTTCTCGTTTAGCTGATAAAAACCCCGACGATGTACAACTGGCTGGTGAATACGCCAATACTTTTGGTTTGATTTTCCAAATTGCAGATGATTGGGCCGACTTTGTCAAAGCAGGTACTGAAGACAACAAAGATCGCGGCGCCGATATCGGCAATGGCTTTGTTACTTTACCATGGATTCTCATGCTGGAACATGCTCCAAAGGAACTTCATGAGCAATTACTCGAACTCATCACAAGTAAGCAGCGCTGTGGAATGAATCACCCCCTCGTCAAAGAAATTTACGCACTGATTCAACTCGATGAAAAAATGCAGGTCGAAATCAACTCCCTAGAACACCAAGCACGACAGGCACTCGAGAGCATGAGTTCTGCCATGCCCATTGACGAGCTTGAGATCTACTTAAATACTGCACTCAAAACATTTAAAAGATGA
- a CDS encoding ubiquinone/menaquinone biosynthesis methyltransferase, whose product MDKLTQIKKSDADEWRKNVEDMFQEIADTYEKINTFISMGMDKGWRLKLLKRLKQYYDPSHPVLDIGCGPGSLSALSKKHLPEARFLSSDICPRFLEIAANSGNAQEVLRLSASDLPFKNECTSAVTSAFVLRNLPDLERFYKECHRILRPGGVISMLDLTQPKFKPISFFHSLYMALALPLGAKIYGSRLEAYEYLDRSIKNCLAPEEMNALLKKCGFTVKHTDSLCMGTVTIYTAVKE is encoded by the coding sequence ATGGATAAACTCACTCAAATCAAAAAAAGCGATGCCGATGAATGGCGTAAAAACGTCGAAGATATGTTTCAGGAAATCGCCGATACTTATGAAAAAATTAATACCTTCATTTCCATGGGCATGGACAAGGGCTGGCGCCTTAAGTTACTCAAACGCCTCAAACAATACTATGACCCCAGCCACCCTGTACTCGACATTGGCTGTGGCCCTGGATCTTTATCAGCACTTTCTAAAAAACACCTCCCTGAAGCACGCTTCCTAAGCTCAGACATTTGCCCCCGCTTCCTAGAAATTGCAGCGAATTCAGGCAATGCACAGGAAGTCTTGCGCCTTTCCGCATCTGACCTTCCCTTCAAAAATGAATGCACCAGTGCCGTCACTTCGGCTTTTGTCCTTAGAAATCTTCCCGATCTCGAACGCTTCTACAAAGAATGCCATAGAATCTTGCGTCCCGGCGGCGTCATTTCCATGCTCGACCTAACTCAGCCAAAGTTTAAGCCCATTAGTTTTTTCCATTCCCTCTACATGGCCCTCGCCTTACCTTTGGGTGCAAAAATCTATGGCTCACGCCTCGAAGCTTACGAGTACCTAGACCGCTCAATTAAAAACTGTTTAGCTCCAGAAGAGATGAATGCCTTGCTCAAGAAATGCGGCTTCACTGTTAAGCACACCGATAGCCTTTGCATGGGCACAGTCACAATTTACACCGCAGTTAAGGAATAA
- the ppk1 gene encoding polyphosphate kinase 1 has translation MSNYFNRELSWMEFNYRVLNEAKTESVPLLERLLFLGITSSNFDEFFMVRVATTIRAMKENLKPTVAQVSYFDVLKSINEKAHEMCQEQYKILNKDILPALKKEGVEFVKEFDEAELQYLNQVYEREIFSVLTPLRVDVNKSIHNFVNLQMYLAVTLDKKSTPEIEREFAVIPMPSSLKRLWELPSNQSGQRKFVFLEDLVRLFAERLFPGYQVVESSCFRLTKDADLAVDEDDDTNLLSAMEELIVQRGQSFPVRLEVETQSEDIRERLKTLFQINSAGVYIVDGPVNLKGLMEVCFLSGYDHLHYGAQKPKFPRDLKRGENIFEALSKRDLLMHHPYESFDPVLDLINQAVDDPDVLSIKMTLYRTSGSKSPVADALLRAARNGKQVTALVELKARFDEQQNIRWATQLEKVGATVIYGLAQLKVHCKFLMITRREEAGVCRYVHLGTGNYNEKTATLYTDMGLMTSRDEITYEAALFFNSITGYSDLPQMDYIYMAPTTMKPKFLQLINRETMISENGGKGRIRAQFNSLSDPDMIEALYKASQGGVKIDLNIRGICMLKPGIEGLSDNITVTSVIGRYLEHSRIYWFSNGGKEEMYLASADWMTRNLNRRVELMFPVFEKHHKERVKHILDTMLNDNRKSHVLQPDGTYTKRNRGKSSAQETFYKEAVEASKEDISEGLKVRRKPE, from the coding sequence ATGTCTAATTATTTTAATCGGGAACTCTCTTGGATGGAGTTCAATTATCGAGTTTTAAATGAAGCTAAAACCGAGAGTGTACCTCTTCTAGAGCGCCTTTTGTTTTTAGGGATCACAAGTTCCAACTTCGATGAGTTTTTCATGGTGCGTGTGGCGACGACCATTCGCGCGATGAAGGAAAATTTAAAGCCCACAGTTGCTCAAGTATCTTACTTTGATGTTTTAAAGAGCATTAATGAAAAAGCTCATGAGATGTGCCAAGAGCAATACAAAATTTTAAACAAAGATATTTTGCCTGCTTTGAAAAAAGAAGGCGTGGAATTTGTAAAAGAATTTGATGAAGCCGAACTGCAGTACCTCAACCAAGTCTATGAGCGAGAAATCTTTTCTGTATTAACTCCCCTGCGCGTTGATGTCAATAAATCAATTCACAACTTTGTGAACTTACAGATGTACTTAGCTGTGACTTTAGATAAAAAATCGACCCCCGAAATTGAGCGTGAGTTTGCGGTCATCCCGATGCCCTCCAGCTTAAAACGTTTATGGGAGTTGCCGAGTAATCAGAGTGGGCAGCGTAAGTTTGTCTTTTTAGAAGACCTCGTACGTTTATTTGCAGAACGTTTATTCCCTGGATACCAAGTCGTTGAAAGCTCTTGTTTCCGTTTGACCAAGGATGCTGATTTAGCTGTAGACGAGGATGATGATACAAATCTTTTGTCCGCCATGGAAGAACTCATCGTACAACGTGGTCAAAGTTTTCCTGTTCGCTTAGAGGTGGAAACACAAAGTGAAGACATTCGAGAGCGCTTAAAGACACTTTTTCAGATTAACTCAGCTGGTGTTTACATAGTTGACGGACCGGTTAACCTCAAAGGCTTAATGGAGGTTTGTTTCCTTAGTGGCTATGACCACCTGCATTACGGCGCACAGAAACCTAAGTTCCCAAGGGACCTCAAGCGTGGAGAGAATATTTTTGAAGCTCTGAGTAAACGTGATTTGCTCATGCACCACCCTTATGAATCATTTGATCCTGTCTTGGACCTGATTAATCAGGCAGTTGATGATCCTGATGTTTTATCCATTAAAATGACTTTGTATAGAACCTCGGGGTCAAAATCACCTGTGGCAGATGCGCTTTTGCGAGCGGCGCGTAATGGTAAGCAAGTGACGGCGTTAGTAGAATTGAAAGCTCGTTTTGATGAGCAACAAAACATTCGTTGGGCGACGCAACTGGAGAAGGTGGGAGCAACGGTAATTTACGGTTTAGCTCAGCTTAAAGTGCACTGCAAATTCTTGATGATTACACGTCGTGAAGAAGCTGGTGTTTGTCGCTATGTGCACTTGGGGACAGGTAATTACAATGAGAAAACAGCGACGCTTTATACAGATATGGGATTGATGACGAGTCGCGATGAAATTACTTATGAAGCAGCCTTATTCTTTAACTCAATAACGGGTTACTCTGATTTGCCGCAAATGGATTACATCTACATGGCACCAACTACGATGAAGCCAAAATTCTTACAGCTGATCAATCGTGAAACGATGATTTCTGAGAATGGCGGCAAAGGTCGTATTCGGGCGCAGTTTAATTCGCTTTCAGATCCAGATATGATTGAAGCACTCTACAAAGCCTCTCAGGGGGGAGTGAAAATTGATTTAAATATCCGTGGTATTTGTATGTTAAAGCCAGGTATAGAAGGCCTAAGTGATAACATAACAGTCACATCTGTTATTGGTCGTTATCTAGAACATAGTCGCATCTATTGGTTCAGTAATGGTGGTAAAGAGGAGATGTATTTAGCTTCTGCAGATTGGATGACTCGTAACTTGAATCGCCGCGTGGAATTGATGTTCCCAGTATTTGAAAAGCATCATAAAGAGCGCGTGAAGCATATTTTAGACACGATGTTAAACGATAATCGCAAATCTCATGTTCTTCAGCCTGATGGTACTTATACTAAGCGTAATCGTGGTAAAAGTAGTGCGCAGGAAACTTTCTATAAAGAGGCTGTAGAAGCGAGTAAAGAAGATATTTCTGAAGGCTTAAAAGTTCGACGTAAGCCGGAGTGA
- a CDS encoding transcriptional activator RfaH: MFEGDWYCLYTKPRQENLTAQSALDAGFPTFNPKIEVRKVRRGKATYVHAALFPSYVFIQANEGNLDKARYLRGVNRIIGFGRDGESLKIPAVILETLSTFLEDNVYKHDMHELKDGDKVQVLDGPLKGVEAIFKKGLKDGERAVVLFELFSNYQEAKVNIEDLIKSDD; this comes from the coding sequence ATGTTCGAAGGTGATTGGTACTGTCTCTACACAAAACCGAGACAAGAAAACCTTACTGCTCAGTCTGCATTAGATGCGGGCTTTCCAACGTTCAATCCAAAAATTGAGGTTCGCAAAGTACGTCGAGGCAAGGCCACTTATGTCCATGCTGCCTTATTCCCCTCCTATGTTTTTATTCAAGCCAATGAAGGCAACTTAGATAAAGCTCGCTATTTACGCGGCGTCAACCGCATCATTGGCTTTGGTCGAGATGGTGAATCCTTAAAAATCCCAGCTGTCATTTTAGAAACACTTTCAACTTTCCTTGAAGACAATGTCTATAAGCATGATATGCATGAGCTCAAAGATGGAGACAAAGTTCAAGTTCTCGATGGCCCCTTAAAAGGCGTGGAAGCTATTTTCAAAAAAGGACTCAAAGATGGTGAACGCGCCGTTGTACTCTTTGAGCTCTTCTCCAACTACCAAGAAGCCAAGGTCAATATTGAAGACCTCATTAAGTCTGATGACTAA
- a CDS encoding menaquinone biosynthesis protein, with the protein MLKIGLINYLNAYPFSWPLIRNHKQKGKWKTVLARPGELNQLLAQGELGMSLVSAFEYLRNRDQYILAPGIALSSKGYVDSVKLVSKVPIKKLENKSIYTTSASATSISILKILLGEKNIKSKALIDYDCHQGVPKEALAALTIGDEALTEDFSAFTYSWDLGAAWRELFKRDIVFALCVIRKDALEIYPKEISFLVKKLQNAPTESFACEETFAKNCRQTYPEIIKPMTYLRNLHFECGEAEISNFNFYIELCAKHQLIDQVFEAQYYTE; encoded by the coding sequence ATGCTTAAGATCGGCCTTATTAACTACCTCAATGCTTACCCTTTCTCTTGGCCACTTATACGCAATCACAAACAAAAAGGCAAATGGAAGACTGTGCTCGCTCGTCCCGGTGAACTCAACCAACTCCTTGCGCAAGGCGAGTTAGGCATGAGCCTTGTCTCTGCTTTTGAATACCTTAGAAATCGCGATCAATACATTCTTGCTCCTGGAATAGCTTTATCATCAAAAGGATACGTTGACTCCGTCAAACTAGTTTCTAAAGTCCCTATCAAGAAACTGGAAAACAAAAGTATCTACACCACCTCAGCATCTGCAACGTCAATTTCGATCCTCAAAATTCTTTTGGGTGAAAAAAATATCAAGTCCAAAGCCCTCATAGACTATGACTGCCACCAAGGCGTACCAAAAGAAGCTCTCGCTGCATTAACCATTGGTGACGAAGCTTTAACGGAAGACTTTTCTGCATTCACATACTCATGGGATTTGGGCGCCGCTTGGAGAGAACTCTTTAAGCGCGACATCGTTTTTGCACTCTGTGTCATTCGTAAAGACGCACTAGAAATTTATCCCAAAGAAATTTCATTCTTAGTCAAAAAACTGCAAAATGCTCCCACAGAGTCATTTGCCTGTGAAGAAACTTTTGCCAAAAACTGTCGTCAAACTTACCCAGAGATCATTAAGCCAATGACCTATTTACGCAATTTGCATTTCGAATGTGGTGAGGCAGAAATTTCTAACTTCAATTTTTATATCGAGCTTTGCGCAAAACATCAACTTATTGATCAAGTTTTTGAAGCTCAATACTATACAGAATAA
- a CDS encoding UbiX family flavin prenyltransferase produces MTHKRYILAISGASGSYFAKACLKALVNTRAKIFVVASQTAKQIWTDEMNEGTLDDFIHSLSTEEQALIQVENIKNLSAAISSGSFRHDGMLIMPCSAKSLASIANGISSNLLERAADVCIKEGFPLVIGLRETPLSAIHLENALKLSRLGVQIVPCIPGFYHGDNSFEGMVNFVAGKALDQLKIDHKLYKRWKEDDHA; encoded by the coding sequence ATGACACATAAAAGATACATATTAGCAATTAGCGGTGCCTCAGGATCCTATTTCGCCAAAGCTTGCCTCAAGGCTTTAGTAAATACAAGAGCCAAAATATTTGTGGTGGCCTCACAAACGGCTAAGCAGATCTGGACCGACGAAATGAATGAGGGGACCCTTGACGATTTTATCCACAGCCTTAGCACTGAAGAACAAGCCCTCATCCAAGTGGAAAACATCAAAAACTTAAGTGCCGCAATTTCTTCGGGAAGCTTCCGTCATGACGGCATGCTGATCATGCCCTGTTCGGCAAAGTCCTTGGCCTCAATTGCCAATGGTATTTCATCCAATCTTCTGGAACGCGCCGCAGATGTCTGCATCAAAGAAGGCTTCCCACTAGTTATTGGACTACGAGAAACTCCCCTCAGCGCTATTCACTTAGAGAATGCCCTAAAACTCTCCCGTCTCGGAGTTCAGATTGTCCCCTGTATCCCTGGATTCTATCACGGAGATAATAGTTTTGAAGGCATGGTGAATTTTGTCGCCGGCAAGGCACTCGACCAACTCAAGATCGATCATAAACTCTATAAGCGCTGGAAAGAAGACGACCATGCTTAA
- a CDS encoding NAD(P)/FAD-dependent oxidoreductase — translation MNPNPKYDLVVIGAGAAGLMCAGLAAKKDIKTLIIDHNPKPGRKIIISGGGRCNFTNLNIQPDRYLSQNPRFCISALKRYTQHDFIKLVKSHSLTFHEKTLGQLFCDQKSHAILAILQEECRSKHVDTHYQCEVSEVRKLDNGFELTTSNGKVFTQKLVIASGGLSMPKIGATNFAYKIAKQFELNLIPTRPGLVPFTLSGEKLELAKSLAGVAIEAKVSLNKKTSFRENILFTHRGISGPAILQISSYWQESQPVFFNFLPDENPEEFINELRKTRAKENLDQVLKSYLPKKFIELFLRAPQKPMAQLSKVEINKIKEMLFQCSITPSGTEGYRTAEVTLGGLDTRELSSKSMEVQKVPGLYFIGESVDVTGWLGGYNFQWAWSSASACIENIQH, via the coding sequence ATGAACCCAAATCCTAAATACGACCTCGTCGTTATCGGAGCAGGTGCAGCCGGCCTCATGTGTGCTGGCTTAGCGGCAAAAAAAGACATCAAAACTCTTATCATTGACCACAACCCCAAGCCAGGTCGAAAAATCATCATTTCTGGTGGGGGACGCTGTAACTTCACCAACCTCAATATTCAGCCCGACCGCTACCTCTCGCAAAACCCACGTTTTTGCATTTCCGCACTCAAGCGCTACACGCAGCACGATTTTATTAAGCTAGTCAAAAGTCACAGCTTAACTTTTCACGAAAAGACTTTGGGCCAACTCTTTTGCGATCAAAAATCTCACGCCATCCTCGCGATACTCCAAGAAGAATGTCGTTCAAAACATGTCGACACCCACTACCAATGCGAAGTGAGCGAAGTCCGCAAATTAGACAATGGTTTTGAACTCACAACTTCTAATGGCAAGGTTTTCACTCAAAAATTGGTCATTGCAAGTGGCGGACTCTCCATGCCAAAAATTGGCGCCACCAACTTTGCTTACAAAATAGCAAAACAATTCGAACTCAATCTCATCCCGACGCGACCCGGACTTGTTCCCTTTACCTTGAGTGGAGAAAAACTCGAGCTCGCCAAGAGCTTAGCGGGTGTCGCTATTGAGGCTAAGGTTTCACTTAATAAAAAAACGAGTTTTAGAGAAAATATCCTCTTCACTCACCGTGGAATTTCTGGCCCCGCAATTTTACAGATCTCTTCTTATTGGCAGGAAAGCCAGCCCGTCTTTTTTAACTTTTTACCCGACGAGAACCCCGAAGAATTCATCAATGAACTTCGTAAGACTCGCGCTAAGGAAAATCTCGACCAAGTCCTCAAAAGCTACCTCCCGAAAAAGTTCATCGAGCTCTTTTTGCGCGCTCCGCAAAAACCCATGGCCCAGCTCTCTAAAGTCGAGATTAATAAAATAAAAGAAATGCTTTTCCAATGCTCAATCACACCATCAGGAACCGAAGGTTACCGTACAGCAGAAGTCACTCTCGGCGGCCTCGACACACGTGAACTCTCTAGCAAGAGTATGGAAGTCCAAAAAGTACCCGGACTCTATTTCATCGGTGAATCCGTCGATGTCACCGGCTGGCTCGGTGGCTACAACTTCCAATGGGCCTGGAGCTCCGCCTCCGCCTGCATAGAAAATATTCAACATTAA
- a CDS encoding ankyrin repeat domain-containing protein: MKQIAVILLTFLLSSCSTDEEKFSKYKVAIENKDYSKAESIIKDPKIALYKTVTGETPLIIAIENDNLDLVKILIKKGADVNNITSSFRTPLLKTKSLNIAKELVSNGANYNYNSPNYGTVLHTAVRKDIELLSYYLKLGVDVNLKAKVQQVTALDVAYKKNVDKTIIELLKKYNANSSFTDDFDSELYDSLESAVAFNNIEKTHKYLNMNVTFDYSLFDKAVRYGSTECVKILLKKKNLIDRSILDNITYSGVPSELALILIENAKLDDLNEIDEDGGTLLHSCVVMDRLDLIKALVKHGADISIKATKYDRKNLTPLEYAKKKGNKELVTYFQSLKH; the protein is encoded by the coding sequence ATGAAACAAATAGCAGTCATTTTACTCACCTTTCTTCTATCATCATGTTCAACAGATGAGGAAAAATTTTCTAAATACAAGGTAGCTATAGAAAATAAAGATTATTCAAAAGCAGAAAGTATCATTAAAGATCCAAAAATAGCATTATATAAGACCGTAACAGGTGAAACCCCGTTAATTATCGCCATTGAAAACGACAATTTAGATTTAGTTAAAATATTAATTAAAAAAGGTGCTGATGTTAATAACATTACATCATCATTCAGAACCCCATTATTAAAAACTAAGAGTCTAAATATTGCTAAAGAATTAGTCAGTAATGGCGCTAATTACAATTATAATTCTCCTAATTATGGAACTGTCCTACACACTGCTGTAAGAAAAGACATCGAACTATTAAGTTATTATTTAAAGTTAGGTGTAGACGTGAATTTAAAAGCAAAAGTTCAACAAGTAACTGCTTTAGATGTCGCATACAAAAAGAATGTAGACAAGACGATTATTGAATTGTTAAAAAAGTATAATGCAAATAGTTCATTTACAGACGATTTTGACTCTGAATTATATGATTCACTTGAGTCTGCAGTAGCTTTTAATAATATTGAAAAAACTCATAAGTATTTGAATATGAATGTTACCTTTGATTATTCGTTATTCGATAAGGCAGTGCGATATGGTAGTACTGAGTGTGTAAAAATATTACTAAAGAAAAAAAATCTAATCGATCGTTCGATACTAGATAACATCACATATAGTGGTGTCCCCTCAGAGTTAGCGCTTATTTTGATCGAAAATGCCAAATTAGACGATTTAAATGAAATTGATGAAGATGGAGGAACCTTACTACACTCATGTGTTGTAATGGATAGACTTGATTTGATAAAAGCTTTAGTGAAACACGGGGCTGATATAAGTATCAAAGCTACAAAGTATGATCGTAAAAATTTGACTCCTTTAGAGTATGCAAAGAAAAAAGGAAATAAAGAATTAGTAACTTATTTTCAATCATTAAAACACTAA